In one Nocardia tengchongensis genomic region, the following are encoded:
- a CDS encoding VOC family protein: MIDHVYISVTDIEQALSFYLEALAPAGWRAFGNYDASSGPDNVPDLFGIGDPDYISGAKAGSSIWLRRRTPGETGLYLGIACDSNEMVDASYAAAISAGGIDEGKPADRTYFAPGYYAANVRDADGNRLEFVHKAWNTTR; the protein is encoded by the coding sequence GTGATCGACCACGTCTACATCTCCGTCACCGATATCGAGCAGGCACTGTCCTTCTACCTCGAAGCCCTCGCGCCCGCCGGCTGGCGCGCGTTCGGCAACTACGACGCCTCCTCCGGGCCGGACAACGTACCCGACCTCTTCGGCATCGGTGATCCCGACTACATCTCAGGCGCGAAGGCCGGCTCGAGCATCTGGCTGCGCCGGCGTACCCCCGGCGAGACTGGCCTCTACCTCGGCATCGCCTGCGACAGCAACGAGATGGTCGACGCCTCCTACGCCGCCGCCATCAGCGCAGGCGGAATCGACGAAGGCAAACCGGCAGACCGGACCTACTTCGCCCCCGGCTACTACGCCGCCAACGTCCGAGATGCCGACGGCAACCGCCTGGAGTTCGTCCACAAAGCGTGGAACACGACGCGCTAG
- a CDS encoding STAS domain-containing protein codes for MPVPILKQGTYLIASVQSALTDADTERLQDDLMTYVSRYRAQGIIVDVTAIDVMDSFAARSLRTIAHMTKLRGAETVIVGLQPEVAFAMVQLGLTFEGMHTALDLEEGLFWLNKKTQGRGRRDGRDRGR; via the coding sequence ATGCCGGTACCCATTCTGAAACAGGGCACCTATCTCATCGCGTCGGTGCAGTCAGCGCTCACCGATGCGGATACCGAACGCCTGCAAGACGATTTGATGACCTATGTCAGCAGATATCGCGCACAGGGCATCATCGTCGATGTCACCGCAATCGATGTAATGGACTCCTTTGCCGCCAGATCGCTGCGTACCATCGCCCACATGACCAAGCTGCGAGGCGCGGAAACGGTCATCGTGGGACTGCAGCCCGAAGTCGCTTTCGCCATGGTGCAATTGGGGCTCACCTTCGAGGGCATGCACACCGCGCTCGATCTCGAAGAAGGTCTGTTCTGGTTGAACAAGAAGACCCAGGGGCGAGGCCGACGAGACGGTCGTGATCGTGGCCGCTGA
- a CDS encoding cyclodeaminase/cyclohydrolase family protein, whose translation MTQDTTTFGDSTLRGYLDELAAKVPAPGGGAVAALHAAQGAALVAMVARYTTRAKDADNRPVIDRIIAAADVARERSLALADADAAAFTAVGAAYKLPKESEAEQSARAEAITAALLQAARVPAAVVAEADEIVSLATELLPIGNPNVVTDIGAAADCARSAAGSSQLNIAINVASLDGAAGAEFAPVLKQIEEVIARADALHDDVVAAITR comes from the coding sequence ATGACTCAGGACACCACCACGTTCGGTGACTCGACACTGCGGGGGTACCTGGACGAGCTGGCCGCCAAGGTGCCCGCGCCCGGCGGCGGCGCGGTCGCGGCGCTGCACGCGGCCCAGGGCGCGGCCCTGGTCGCCATGGTCGCGCGCTACACCACCCGCGCCAAGGACGCCGACAATCGCCCGGTCATCGACCGGATCATCGCCGCCGCCGACGTCGCTCGAGAGCGCTCGCTGGCCCTGGCCGACGCCGATGCCGCCGCCTTCACCGCGGTCGGCGCCGCCTACAAGCTGCCCAAGGAGTCCGAGGCCGAGCAGTCCGCGCGCGCCGAGGCCATCACCGCCGCGCTGTTGCAGGCCGCCCGGGTGCCCGCCGCAGTGGTCGCCGAGGCCGACGAGATCGTCTCTCTCGCAACCGAACTGCTGCCCATCGGCAATCCGAACGTGGTGACCGACATCGGCGCGGCGGCCGATTGCGCGCGCTCGGCGGCCGGCAGTTCGCAGCTGAACATCGCGATCAATGTGGCCTCGCTCGACGGTGCGGCGGGCGCCGAGTTCGCTCCGGTGCTGAAGCAGATCGAGGAAGTCATCGCCCGCGCCGACGCGCTGCACGACGACGTTGTGGCGGCCATCACGCGCTGA
- a CDS encoding YdcF family protein — MQIARRFPTLLAAAAATLAILGTGTAHADPAALFNSAQDNFTSGNEAAGLADLRQLLGESPDDAQALALQAIWSDYTGDIITREVALNRLNGIDGRLADGTRNLFRAIGAAVGTLPNPIPAIAGPQTGIAVLGYGLLPDGAMRPELVNRLQAAWLQAIASPFSPILVTGGNPQNGITEAAAMQGWLIGHGIPANRILADHRAGSTVQNALFGAQMLRDAGATSAIVVTSPNHIRRAVADFIVAGIPVVGATTSLEQLVSQLPPPARSGQRGIYLDTTRTLRIPAER, encoded by the coding sequence GTGCAGATCGCCAGGCGTTTTCCCACCCTGCTCGCGGCGGCCGCCGCGACCCTCGCCATCCTCGGCACCGGCACCGCGCACGCGGATCCCGCGGCGCTGTTCAATTCCGCGCAGGACAATTTCACCAGCGGCAACGAGGCGGCCGGTCTGGCCGACCTGCGTCAATTGCTCGGCGAATCGCCCGATGACGCGCAGGCGCTGGCGTTGCAGGCGATCTGGTCGGACTACACCGGCGACATCATCACCCGCGAGGTGGCGCTGAACCGGCTCAACGGCATCGACGGCCGGCTCGCCGACGGCACCCGCAACCTGTTCCGGGCCATCGGCGCCGCGGTCGGCACCCTGCCCAACCCGATCCCCGCGATCGCCGGACCGCAGACCGGTATCGCGGTGCTCGGCTACGGCCTGCTGCCCGACGGCGCGATGCGCCCGGAGCTGGTGAACCGCCTGCAGGCGGCCTGGCTGCAGGCCATCGCCTCCCCCTTCTCCCCCATCCTGGTGACCGGCGGCAACCCGCAGAACGGCATCACCGAGGCGGCGGCCATGCAGGGCTGGCTGATCGGCCACGGCATCCCCGCCAACCGCATCCTCGCCGACCACCGCGCCGGCTCCACCGTCCAGAACGCCCTGTTCGGCGCGCAGATGCTGCGCGACGCGGGCGCGACCAGCGCCATCGTGGTCACTTCCCCCAACCACATCCGCCGCGCGGTCGCCGACTTCATCGTCGCGGGCATCCCGGTCGTCGGCGCCACCACCTCCCTCGAACAGCTGGTCTCCCAGCTCCCCCCGCCCGCCCGCAGCGGCCAGCGCGGCATCTACCTCGACACCACCCGCACCCTCCGCATCCCCGCCGAACGCTGA
- a CDS encoding bifunctional 5,10-methylenetetrahydrofolate dehydrogenase/5,10-methenyltetrahydrofolate cyclohydrolase has translation MDTTSLIGKELAAAINADTKQRAAALADQGAAPRLALVIPNDDPASAWYVKSLNRAAERNGITCENIDLGVDATAEEIRAKLTELSQDASVDAIMLQTPLPKGVGLDDVSSAIAAAKDVDGVSPLSLGLLAAGLPGFPPATSEAVVELAKFHQIPLAGRHVAVVGRSNVVGKPLLQLLLAENATVTIAHSRTTDLPAVTSAADVVVAAVGRAGLITADHVREGAVVIDVGTNEDDNGNITGDVNADAVTGKAAALSPVPGGVGPVTTALLMRHVVQAAESAR, from the coding sequence GTGGATACGACTTCGCTCATCGGCAAGGAACTCGCCGCCGCCATCAACGCCGACACCAAGCAGCGCGCCGCCGCCCTCGCCGACCAGGGTGCGGCCCCGCGCCTCGCGCTCGTCATTCCGAACGACGACCCGGCCAGCGCCTGGTATGTGAAGTCGCTCAACCGCGCCGCCGAGCGCAACGGAATCACTTGCGAGAACATCGATCTCGGGGTCGACGCCACCGCGGAGGAGATCCGCGCCAAGCTCACCGAACTCTCGCAGGACGCCTCCGTCGACGCCATCATGCTGCAGACCCCGCTGCCCAAGGGCGTCGGCCTCGACGACGTCAGCTCGGCCATCGCCGCCGCCAAGGACGTCGACGGTGTCAGCCCGCTGTCGCTGGGCCTGCTGGCCGCGGGCCTGCCGGGCTTCCCGCCCGCCACCTCCGAGGCGGTCGTGGAACTGGCCAAGTTCCACCAGATTCCCCTCGCGGGCCGCCACGTCGCGGTCGTGGGCCGCTCGAACGTGGTCGGCAAGCCGCTGCTGCAGCTACTGCTGGCGGAGAACGCGACCGTGACGATCGCCCACTCGCGCACCACCGATCTGCCCGCGGTCACCTCCGCGGCCGATGTCGTGGTCGCCGCGGTCGGCCGCGCGGGCCTGATCACCGCCGATCACGTGCGCGAGGGTGCGGTTGTCATCGACGTGGGCACCAACGAGGACGACAACGGCAACATCACCGGCGATGTGAACGCCGATGCGGTGACCGGCAAGGCCGCCGCCCTGAGCCCGGTGCCCGGCGGCGTCGGCCCGGTCACCACCGCGCTGCTCATGCGCCACGTGGTGCAGGCCGCCGAGTCCGCTCGCTAG
- a CDS encoding DUF4291 domain-containing protein: protein MNQYEIRADFDRDTIVVYQAFNDAIATAAVGAQRFVEPFSLNRMTWIKPSYRWLMHRSNWARSAGQERILAVRITRAGWEEALGRAVLTSPERRVYGDAARWREQFEEAVVRVQWDPEYSIRNVTLDHRSIQVGLSRDIVQRYVDEWVVEIRDLTALTHKIFGHLRDGRVDRATALLPPDKRYPLAENLAKRVGAG from the coding sequence TGAATCAGTATGAGATTCGCGCCGACTTCGACCGTGACACCATCGTTGTCTATCAAGCGTTCAACGATGCCATTGCTACCGCCGCTGTTGGCGCGCAGCGGTTCGTCGAGCCCTTTTCGCTCAATCGGATGACATGGATCAAACCGTCCTATCGATGGCTCATGCATCGCAGCAACTGGGCACGCAGCGCGGGGCAGGAACGCATACTCGCGGTTCGGATTACACGTGCCGGATGGGAGGAGGCGCTCGGTCGGGCGGTGCTGACCAGTCCGGAGCGGCGGGTGTATGGCGATGCCGCGCGGTGGCGGGAGCAGTTCGAGGAGGCGGTCGTGCGGGTGCAGTGGGATCCGGAGTATTCGATCCGCAACGTGACGCTCGACCACCGGAGCATTCAGGTCGGGCTGTCCCGCGACATCGTCCAGCGCTATGTCGACGAGTGGGTCGTGGAGATCCGCGATCTCACCGCCCTGACGCACAAGATCTTCGGGCATCTGCGCGACGGGCGGGTCGACCGCGCCACGGCGCTCCTGCCCCCGGACAAGCGCTATCCACTCGCGGAGAATCTCGCGAAAAGGGTTGGTGCAGGATGA
- a CDS encoding putative protein N(5)-glutamine methyltransferase gives MTARDTAPLVARLRAAGCVFAEDEAALLLSAATDPAHLEALVTQRIAGFPLEHLLGWTDFRGLRVTVAPGVFVPRQRTGFLVEQAVTLARTLGRPVVALDMCCGCGALGLAFTKELAQEGIRVELTATDIEPAAIVCARENLAPVAAHVVEGDLFDAVPPDLHGRVDILLANTPYVPSDHIRDMPPEARDHEPRRALDGGVDGLDVLRRIAAVACDWLAPGGHLLVEESEEQAPVAADIMRTHHLAARIVECEDMGATVVIGTRPPDFATVPVDEFTQGNASTQKEDPQ, from the coding sequence GTGACCGCCCGTGACACCGCACCCCTGGTCGCACGCCTGCGTGCGGCCGGTTGCGTTTTCGCCGAAGACGAGGCCGCCCTCCTCCTATCCGCGGCCACCGACCCCGCCCACCTGGAAGCCCTTGTCACCCAACGCATCGCGGGCTTCCCCCTCGAACACCTCCTGGGCTGGACAGATTTCCGCGGCCTCCGCGTAACCGTCGCCCCCGGCGTCTTCGTCCCCCGCCAACGCACCGGTTTCTTGGTCGAACAGGCCGTCACCCTCGCCCGCACACTGGGCCGGCCGGTTGTGGCGCTCGATATGTGCTGCGGCTGCGGCGCTTTGGGGTTGGCCTTCACGAAAGAGCTGGCGCAGGAAGGCATCCGAGTCGAACTGACTGCCACCGACATCGAGCCCGCCGCCATCGTCTGCGCGCGAGAGAACCTCGCCCCGGTGGCCGCGCACGTCGTCGAAGGCGACCTGTTCGACGCAGTACCCCCGGACCTACATGGCCGCGTAGACATCCTCCTGGCCAACACCCCATACGTCCCCTCCGACCACATCCGCGACATGCCCCCGGAGGCCCGCGATCATGAACCGCGCCGAGCCCTCGACGGAGGCGTCGACGGCCTGGACGTACTACGCCGCATCGCCGCCGTCGCCTGCGACTGGCTCGCCCCCGGCGGGCACCTACTCGTCGAGGAGAGCGAGGAACAAGCCCCGGTCGCCGCGGACATCATGCGCACCCACCACCTCGCAGCCCGCATCGTCGAATGCGAGGACATGGGCGCGACCGTGGTAATCGGCACGCGGCCACCGGATTTCGCAACCGTTCCCGTCGACGAGTTCACCCAGGGCAACGCCTCCACGCAGAAAGAGGACCCGCAGTGA
- a CDS encoding SpoIIE family protein phosphatase codes for MREDGNIGAVEWAVAGRALPGQRVSGDRSVVLDAGGGSVLFAVLDGLGHGAAAADASDRAAQVLAENRAEPLDVLLLLCHRAMSDTRGAAVSLALFDSRERVHWLGVGNVESRIVAAAPGKPAIRATVLLTGGIVGYLLPPNLQPQTVPVRPGDLLLMSTDGITSSFADAIDLSKPTAEITADILARHAKDTDDALVLAARHRGHIHPSQPIPSVKP; via the coding sequence GTGCGTGAGGACGGAAACATCGGCGCGGTCGAATGGGCCGTCGCCGGGCGTGCCCTGCCCGGGCAACGGGTTTCGGGTGACCGGTCGGTAGTCCTGGACGCGGGTGGCGGGTCGGTGCTCTTCGCCGTGCTGGACGGTCTGGGTCACGGCGCCGCGGCCGCGGACGCCTCCGACCGGGCCGCGCAGGTGCTCGCCGAGAACCGCGCCGAGCCCCTGGATGTGCTGTTGCTGCTGTGCCACCGGGCCATGAGCGACACCCGCGGGGCGGCGGTCTCGTTGGCGCTGTTCGATTCTCGCGAACGCGTGCACTGGCTCGGGGTCGGCAATGTCGAATCCCGCATCGTCGCCGCGGCGCCGGGCAAACCCGCCATCCGCGCGACCGTGCTGCTCACCGGCGGCATCGTCGGCTATCTGCTGCCGCCGAATCTGCAACCCCAGACCGTGCCGGTGCGCCCCGGCGATCTGCTGCTGATGTCCACCGACGGCATCACCTCGAGCTTCGCCGATGCCATCGACCTGTCCAAGCCCACCGCGGAGATCACCGCCGACATCCTGGCCCGCCACGCCAAGGACACCGACGACGCGCTGGTGCTCGCGGCCCGCCACCGCGGGCATATCCATCCCTCCCAACCCATTCCGAGTGTGAAGCCATGA
- a CDS encoding L,D-transpeptidase family protein has product MRKAIRSLFVASFVAAAAAFGSGAAGAALPASNLPAVQAITPGAGQVVGIAAPVTVQFADAVTDRAKAERTVAVRAENALAGQFTWLDDRQLQWTPDHYLPVSSPITVSAGRDNVKFQTNGGTTADADMSAHTFTVWVNGVARTMPASMGKPGRETPVGTFPVMSRERTVTFDSRTIGIPLNDPEGYLLTGEFAERLTSGGVYVHSAPWSVDSQGNSNVSHGCINLAPADAEWYYDNVSIGDPVTTHW; this is encoded by the coding sequence ATGCGGAAAGCGATTCGCTCTCTGTTCGTCGCAAGCTTCGTCGCCGCGGCGGCCGCGTTCGGTTCCGGAGCCGCAGGCGCGGCACTCCCGGCATCCAATCTCCCTGCGGTCCAAGCGATCACGCCGGGCGCAGGTCAGGTGGTCGGTATCGCGGCCCCGGTGACGGTCCAGTTCGCGGACGCGGTCACCGACCGGGCCAAGGCCGAACGCACGGTCGCCGTGCGAGCCGAGAACGCCCTGGCGGGACAGTTCACCTGGCTCGATGACCGGCAACTGCAGTGGACCCCGGATCACTATCTACCGGTGTCGTCTCCGATCACCGTCTCCGCGGGACGCGACAACGTCAAGTTCCAGACCAATGGCGGCACCACCGCCGATGCGGACATGTCGGCGCACACGTTCACCGTCTGGGTGAACGGTGTGGCCCGCACGATGCCCGCGTCCATGGGTAAACCGGGCCGCGAAACCCCGGTCGGCACCTTCCCGGTGATGTCGCGTGAACGCACGGTCACCTTCGACTCGCGGACCATCGGCATCCCGCTCAACGACCCGGAGGGCTACCTGCTCACCGGTGAGTTCGCCGAACGCCTGACTTCGGGCGGCGTGTACGTGCACTCCGCGCCCTGGTCGGTGGATTCGCAGGGCAACTCGAACGTCAGCCACGGCTGCATCAACCTCGCACCCGCCGACGCCGAGTGGTACTACGACAACGTCTCCATCGGAGACCCCGTCACCACCCACTGGTGA
- a CDS encoding STAS domain-containing protein has protein sequence MTTSVTQTDAATVLTVTGEVDLATAPALESALDAALAGPPAALVIDLTAVSFLASAGMAALVSVHKRAGGTRLVVVADGPATSRQLKMTSLDQVFSLHSTLDEALAALG, from the coding sequence ATGACCACCTCGGTCACCCAGACCGACGCAGCGACCGTCCTCACCGTGACCGGCGAGGTCGACCTCGCGACCGCACCCGCCCTGGAGAGCGCGCTCGACGCCGCCCTGGCCGGGCCACCCGCCGCGCTCGTGATCGACCTGACCGCGGTCAGCTTCCTCGCCTCGGCGGGCATGGCGGCACTGGTCAGCGTGCACAAGCGGGCGGGCGGCACCCGTCTGGTCGTGGTCGCCGACGGTCCCGCCACCAGCCGGCAACTCAAGATGACCAGCCTGGACCAGGTGTTCTCGCTGCACTCCACGCTCGACGAAGCGCTGGCCGCGCTGGGCTGA
- a CDS encoding LLM class F420-dependent oxidoreductase, translating to MRIGLSINYTDGFKEIAAEVADLERAGLDIVFVPEAYSFDAVSALGYLAAKTERVQLASGILQLYTRTPTLTAMTAAGLDYVSDGRFILGLGASGPQVIEGFHGLPYDAPIGRTREALEICRKVWKRERLEYSGKYYNVPLPEGQGTGLGKPLKLINHPVRDNIPVLLAALGPKNVELAAEVAEGWQPIFFLPEKADAVWGDSVKAGLAKRDPARGDLDIYAGPALAIGDNVDGWRDGIKPHLALYIGGMGAKGKNFYHALATKYGYGAEADRIQELYLAGRKEEAAKVVPDDLVRDINLIGSAGFVKERVAAFREAGVTVLNVVPMAGTAAERVKLIEQLRELI from the coding sequence ATGCGTATCGGACTGTCGATCAATTACACCGACGGCTTCAAGGAGATCGCCGCCGAGGTCGCCGACCTCGAACGGGCGGGCCTGGACATCGTGTTCGTGCCCGAGGCCTATTCGTTCGACGCCGTCAGCGCGCTGGGCTACCTCGCGGCGAAGACCGAACGAGTGCAGCTGGCCTCGGGCATCCTGCAGCTCTACACCCGCACCCCCACCCTGACCGCCATGACCGCGGCCGGCCTGGACTACGTCTCCGACGGCCGCTTCATCCTGGGCCTGGGCGCCTCGGGCCCGCAGGTGATCGAGGGCTTCCACGGCCTGCCCTACGACGCCCCGATCGGCCGCACCCGCGAGGCGCTCGAGATCTGCCGCAAGGTGTGGAAGCGCGAGCGGCTCGAATACAGCGGCAAGTACTACAACGTCCCGCTGCCCGAGGGGCAGGGCACGGGCCTGGGCAAGCCGCTCAAGCTGATCAATCACCCTGTGCGCGACAACATTCCGGTGCTGCTCGCCGCGCTCGGCCCGAAGAACGTGGAGCTGGCCGCCGAGGTCGCCGAGGGCTGGCAGCCCATCTTCTTCCTGCCGGAGAAGGCCGACGCGGTCTGGGGCGACTCGGTGAAAGCCGGTCTGGCCAAGCGTGATCCGGCACGCGGCGACCTCGACATCTACGCCGGCCCGGCGCTGGCCATCGGCGACAACGTGGACGGCTGGCGCGACGGCATCAAGCCGCACCTGGCGCTCTATATCGGCGGCATGGGCGCCAAGGGCAAGAACTTCTATCACGCGCTGGCCACCAAGTACGGCTACGGCGCCGAGGCCGACCGCATCCAGGAGCTGTACCTGGCCGGTCGTAAGGAAGAGGCCGCCAAGGTGGTTCCCGACGATCTGGTCCGCGACATCAACCTGATCGGTTCGGCCGGGTTCGTGAAGGAGCGGGTCGCCGCGTTCCGCGAGGCCGGCGTCACCGTGCTGAACGTGGTGCCGATGGCCGGCACCGCCGCCGAGCGCGTGAAGCTGATCGAGCAGCTGCGCGAACTCATCTGA
- a CDS encoding ATP-binding protein, with product MAADDVVIAVTVSNDIVTARQAGLELAAKLGFSLSDRTMIATAISEVARNITSYAGTGEIRLAVQDRDGRRSMVVQAKDNGPGIPDIPRAMEDGFSTGRGLGLGLPGSRRLMDGMVINSQPGQGTLVEMWKWVPAGA from the coding sequence GTGGCCGCTGACGACGTGGTGATCGCGGTGACCGTGTCCAACGACATCGTGACCGCTCGGCAAGCGGGGCTGGAGTTGGCTGCCAAACTCGGCTTCTCGCTCTCTGATCGCACCATGATCGCGACAGCCATTTCCGAAGTGGCGCGCAATATCACGAGTTACGCCGGCACCGGGGAGATCCGGCTGGCCGTGCAGGATCGCGACGGCCGGCGCTCGATGGTGGTGCAGGCCAAGGACAATGGTCCCGGCATTCCGGACATCCCACGCGCCATGGAGGACGGCTTCTCCACCGGACGCGGTCTGGGCCTGGGCCTGCCGGGCTCGCGACGGCTGATGGACGGCATGGTGATCAACTCCCAGCCCGGCCAGGGCACCCTCGTCGAAATGTGGAAGTGGGTGCCCGCCGGTGCGTGA
- a CDS encoding SpoIIE family protein phosphatase, whose translation MSAVLAAFREAYAAALRLHLRAPNQNTLSEGYELGRRALVEGVSILDLTEHHFRLLELEGLGSAPDGTDRSEAALEFLLQTMAALDVATRGFLDGTRRYEQQRSRADDLAGRDAFRTALVESLQDGFFVVDAEGTLIEVNSAFGALTGYGPDGIPYPLPHPWTVEDAPRYPDLGTEAARFVMPIRHRDGRQLWLAVSTSSLVKPENGERVFVGTLRDVTAEHDARARDQAVSRLATAVGAATSVVEVLTVGLEELRRAVGAEAAVVSVWPSHTAGPELYVSEDNPHTATGLAPHITQPIRRRGEAETTGGESRRVLDARARALLDRARLQPGRSMFAIPEGESSSEGIVAPLGESGDSALWLRFAAPRVITAGDWALFSLLVGHLSLAVQRARNFDQARSTSLTLQRAMLGPIELPPRFSVHYEPALPPLEIGGDWYDVVRLEGGAIGVVVGDCVGRGLSAAVVMGQLRTAARALLLRGAGPAQLLAELDTVAARIPGAMCTTVCAAILDPVRGLVRYSNAGHMPPVLAEPGRQGRLLEGGRAFPLATFDIPRRPEATTAMAPGATLVLFTDGLVEQRGVDIDDRFVELADELSRGAGRLPREVADSVLSRLRPSGGYDDDVAMVVYRQPPEPLRLDVPADARELSQLRRALRSWLAAAAVPHDLAVDLVSAANEACSNSIEHAYLGGEPGRVQLAADSGVDCLTIEVSDTGVWRPLPADPGNRGRGIAMMRALTDQLDIDNSGPGTRVRMSVRLMAVSFSAAGRM comes from the coding sequence GTGAGTGCCGTCCTGGCTGCTTTCCGCGAGGCGTACGCCGCCGCGCTGCGACTGCATCTGCGCGCACCCAATCAGAACACCCTGTCCGAGGGCTACGAGCTCGGACGCCGCGCCCTGGTGGAGGGGGTGAGCATCCTCGATCTCACCGAGCATCATTTCCGGCTGCTCGAACTCGAGGGGCTCGGCTCCGCGCCCGACGGCACCGACCGCAGCGAAGCCGCGCTGGAATTCCTGTTGCAGACCATGGCGGCCCTCGACGTCGCCACCCGCGGCTTCCTCGACGGCACCCGCCGCTACGAGCAACAGCGTTCGCGCGCCGACGATCTCGCCGGCCGTGACGCCTTCCGGACCGCGCTGGTGGAGTCGCTGCAGGACGGGTTCTTCGTCGTCGACGCCGAAGGCACACTGATCGAGGTCAATTCGGCCTTCGGCGCGCTCACCGGATACGGGCCCGACGGCATCCCGTATCCGCTCCCCCACCCATGGACCGTCGAGGACGCCCCGCGGTACCCGGATCTGGGCACCGAGGCCGCCCGGTTCGTGATGCCGATCCGGCATCGGGACGGGCGGCAGCTGTGGCTGGCGGTGTCGACCTCCTCGCTGGTGAAACCCGAGAACGGGGAACGGGTTTTCGTCGGCACGCTGCGCGACGTCACCGCCGAGCACGATGCGCGGGCCCGGGACCAGGCGGTCTCGCGGCTGGCGACCGCGGTCGGCGCGGCCACCAGTGTGGTGGAGGTGCTCACCGTCGGGCTCGAGGAATTGCGCCGGGCGGTCGGCGCCGAGGCCGCGGTGGTGTCGGTCTGGCCCAGCCACACCGCGGGACCGGAACTGTATGTCTCCGAGGACAATCCGCACACCGCCACGGGCCTGGCCCCGCACATCACGCAACCCATTCGCCGCCGCGGCGAGGCCGAGACGACCGGCGGCGAGTCCCGGCGCGTGCTCGACGCCCGCGCCCGCGCGCTGCTCGATCGCGCCCGATTGCAGCCCGGCCGCAGCATGTTCGCCATCCCCGAAGGGGAATCCAGTTCCGAGGGCATCGTGGCGCCGCTGGGCGAGAGCGGCGATTCCGCGTTGTGGCTGCGCTTCGCCGCGCCGCGGGTGATCACCGCCGGCGACTGGGCGCTGTTCTCGCTGCTGGTGGGGCATCTGAGCCTGGCGGTGCAGCGGGCCCGCAACTTCGATCAGGCCCGCTCGACCTCGCTGACCCTGCAACGCGCCATGCTCGGCCCGATCGAACTGCCGCCGCGGTTCTCGGTGCACTACGAGCCCGCGCTGCCGCCGCTAGAGATCGGCGGCGACTGGTACGACGTGGTGCGGCTGGAGGGCGGCGCGATCGGCGTGGTCGTCGGCGACTGTGTCGGGCGTGGCCTGTCCGCGGCCGTGGTGATGGGCCAATTGCGCACGGCCGCACGGGCGCTGCTGTTGCGCGGCGCGGGCCCGGCGCAGCTGCTGGCCGAACTGGACACGGTGGCCGCCCGGATCCCGGGCGCCATGTGCACCACGGTGTGCGCGGCGATCCTGGACCCGGTGCGCGGGCTGGTGCGCTACTCCAATGCCGGGCACATGCCCCCGGTGCTGGCCGAACCCGGCCGGCAGGGCCGGCTGCTGGAGGGCGGGCGCGCATTCCCGTTGGCCACCTTCGACATTCCGCGGCGCCCGGAGGCCACCACCGCGATGGCGCCCGGCGCCACCCTGGTGCTGTTCACCGACGGTCTGGTGGAGCAGCGCGGCGTCGACATCGACGACCGCTTCGTGGAGCTCGCCGACGAATTGTCGCGCGGCGCGGGCCGGCTGCCGCGCGAGGTGGCCGACTCGGTGCTGTCGCGGCTGCGACCCAGCGGCGGCTACGACGACGACGTCGCCATGGTGGTGTACCGGCAGCCGCCCGAACCGCTGCGCCTGGACGTGCCCGCCGACGCCCGGGAGCTGTCGCAGCTGCGGCGCGCCCTGCGCTCCTGGCTGGCCGCCGCCGCGGTACCGCACGATCTGGCGGTGGATCTGGTCTCGGCCGCGAACGAGGCCTGTAGCAACAGCATCGAGCACGCCTACCTCGGCGGCGAACCCGGCCGGGTGCAGCTGGCCGCGGACAGCGGTGTGGACTGTCTCACCATCGAGGTGTCCGATACCGGCGTGTGGCGGCCGCTGCCCGCGGATCCGGGCAACCGGGGCCGGGGCATCGCGATGATGCGCGCGCTCACCGATCAACTCGACATCGACAATTCCGGCCCGGGCACCCGGGTGCGGATGTCGGTGAGACTCATGGCCGTTTCCTTCAGCGCGGCCGGGAGAATGTGA